Sequence from the Aromatoleum petrolei genome:
AGATACTTCTGTCGCCAGCGCAGCGAGCGCCACCACCTTTCGCCGGCCTCGTAGAGCGCGACCCCGTCGGCGGACAGGGTGTAATAGTGCGAGCGCGTCCCTTCCTTCGCGCAGGGCACGATGTAGCCATTGCGCTCGAGAAATCCGAAGTAATGCACTGCCATCGGCGCGCCTTCGAGGTGAGTGAGGCAGGAGAGATCCCACAGGTGTATGAAGGGATGCCCCGCATGCATGGATCGCAACATCTGCAGCACGTGCCAGCGATGCGGCACGGGTTCGCGGCGAGGGGCGTCATCGGCACGCGCAAGCATCACGATCTCCAGGGTCTGCATTTCCAGGCTGGATCGACGGAGCCCCCCGCTTGGTCCACCCGCCGGGACCGGCAGCGGGGCGGAAGTCAGCCGCAAACAGCATGCAGCCGGCTGAGCGATGCCGGGCGAGCCTTCATCCCGTTTGATTGCGCAGCCGACACTTGTTTTATAGCCCGTGGAAAGTGGCTTGTCTTCGCGTCTGGGATACTTGTTACGGATGGAACGAGGGTGCCGTTCGCAGGGCGCTTTCCCGCCCGACGGACGGGCAACGCACGCCCCGGCCCGCCTGCGCCTTCGTGAGATTCGTGAGCGAACTGTTTGAGGGTCAGCTCGAATGAGGTTCAGGCACCGGGGCTTGGCGGTCGATAGGGCGGAGGGTGATTGCGCGGCGGGAGATCGGCCCGAGCCGACCTCGTGCTGCAATCCGGCGGGTCGCTGCCGTTCACTCGCTGATGGCCCCCAGTGGGCACCTTCGTCACCAGCGTGGGACCGCGCCCGATTGGATCAAGCCGCCATATTGGCCCGCGCTATGTGCAGTTTTTTGTAGCTATCGATTAGGCGCTGGTGCCTGTCGAGCCCTTCCAGCTTCGTGCTTGTCGGCGTTAGGCCGAAGAAGCGCACGCTACCGTCCACCGCCCCTATCACCGCGTCCATCCGCGGGTTGCCAAACATCCGGCGGAAATTGACCTCGTAATCGTCCAATTCAAGGTCGTCGTCCAGCAGCACCTCCAGCACCACATTCAAGGCCTGATATAACAACCCGCGCTCGGCCGTGTTTTCATTATATTGGAGGAAGGCTTCCACCTGTTCCTTCGCCGCTTCAAATTGCTTCAAGGCGAGATTAATCAGCAGTTTCAACTCCAAAAGCGTTAGTTGACCCCAGGCCGTATTCTCGTCAAATTCGATGCCGATCAATGTAATGATATCGGTGTAGTCATCCAGTTCGCTGTCTTCCAGACGTTCAAGCAGCGCCCCCAGGCTGGCATCGTCGAGGCGATGCAAGTTCAAGATGTCGGCGCGGAACAACAGTGCTTTGTTGGTGTTGTCCCAGATCAGGTCTTCCACTGGATAGACTTCTGAGTATCCCGGCACCAGGATGCGGCAGGCCGTCGCGCCGAGCTGGTCATGCACCGCCATGTACACTTCCTTACCCATGTCTTCGAGAATGCCGAACAACGTTGCGGCTTCCTCGGCATTGGAGTTTGCACCCTGACCAGAAAAATCCCACTCGACGAAATCATAGTCGGCTTTGCTGCTGAAAAAGCGCCACGACACCACGCCGCTGGAATCAATAAAGTGCTCGACGAAGTTATTCGGCTCCGTCACGGCGTTACTTTCGAAGGTGGGCTGGGGTAGATCGTTCAGGCCTTCGAAACTGCGCCCCTGCAGCAACTCGGTAAGGCTGCGTTCCAGCGCCACCTCCAAGCTCGGGTGCGCCCCAAACGAGGCAAATACGCCGCCAGTACGGGGGTTCATCAAGGTGACGCACATCACCGGAAATTCCCCGCCCAGCGACGCATCCTTCACCAGCACGGGAAAGCCCTGCTTTTCCAGCTCCTCAATGCCGGCGAGGATGCCAGGATATTTTTTCAACACTTCGTTCGGCACATCGGGCAGCGCGATTTCGCCTTCCAGGATTTCGCGCTTTACCGCCCGCTCGAAGATTTCCGATAGGCATTGCACCTGTGCCTCGGCCAGCGAATTGCCGGCACTCATGCCATTGCTGAGGAATAAATTGTCGATCAGATTGGCGGGAAAATACACCACCGCGCCGTCCGACTGACGAACATACGGCAGCGAACAGATGCCGCGCTGCACATTGCCGGAGTTGGTGTCGTACAAATGCGAGCCACGCAATTCGCCATCGGGGTTGTAAATCTGCAGGCAGTACTCGTCGAGAATTTCGGTCGGCAGCGCATCGTCAGGGCCGGGTATGAACCAACGCTCGTTCGGGTAATGCACAAACGCCGCGTTGGCAATGTCTTCCCCCCAGAACTGGTCGTTGTAAAAATGATTGCAATTCAGACGCTCGATAAATTCGCCCAATGCCGACGCCAGCGCGCTTTCTTTGGTAGCACCCTTGCCATTGGTAAAACACATCGGCGAGTGCGCATCCCGAATATGCAGCGACCACACGTTAGGAACAAGATTGCGCCACGAAGCGATCTCAATCTTGATGCCCAGGTCTGCCAACACGCCCGACATATTGGCGATAGTCTTCTCCAGCGGCAGATCCTTTCCAGCAATGTAGGTGCTTACGTCTGAATCCGGATTCAGTGTCAGCAAGGCCTGAGCGTCGGCATCCAGATTTTCAACTTCTTCAATTACAAACTCAGGCCCGGTTTGCACCACCCTCTTTACCGTGCAACGCTCGACGGAACGCAAAATGCCCTGGCGGTCTGTGGCGGAGATATTCTCTGGCAACTCGACCTGAATCTTGAAAATCTGCTTGTAGCGGTCTTCCGGATCAACAATATTGTTCTGCGACAGGCGAATGTTTTCGGTAGGAATATTGCGAGTATCGCAGTACAACTTCACAAAATACGCCGCACACAAAGCCGACGAAGCCAGAAAATAATCAAACGGGCCAGGCGCCGAGCCATCGCCCTTATAGCGGATAGGCTGATCGGCCACCACTGTGAAGTCATCAAATTTGGCTTCAAGACGAAGCTTGTCGAGAAAATTGACCTTAATTTCCATTGGGGAATCCCGAAATAGCGTTCAAACTGATTTGGCCGCCATTATCACCGTTTCTGCAGGTTTGGGTCGGACTTTGCCGTTGGGTTCGATCAACAGCCGCTGAAAGCGGAAGCGCCACGGACGGATGCCGTAGAGCGCACTGCGCCGCCCCCTCGGGGAGACGTATATGGCGGTTGTGGCCGACGAGCTGGTCGATGTGCCGCTGCACCCCTACAGCCAGCCGAAGTACATGACCTGCGTGGACCTGGGCCCCTCGGTCGCGCTGTACACAGAGGGCTGGGACCCGCAACGCATCCTTGATGCGGGAGGATGCCAGGTCGCTCAAGCGGGAAATCGCGACGAAATGGATGTATCCGCCGGCGCCGGATTTCCCGCGCGTCGCGGCACTTGCGGGGCGTTGTCGTGGTCTGAGCTTGCGAAGGCCGTGCTGCGGCCGTCTTGTGGAGGAAGGGTGCATGTCCGGTCCGTCGTCCCCGATGATTGCCGGTCGCGGAATGACGCGGGCGGAATTCCTGCGCCTTGCGGCGGGCGCGGCGGCGGGGCTTCTCGTCGGCGGCGGAGCGAGGGCGCAGACGCCCGACGAGTCTTCCGGCGCTGCGATGCCGACGCGCTCGATTCCTTCGACCCAGGAGCCGTTGCCGGTGATTGGCCTCGGCACCTACGTGGGTTTCGACGTGCCGCGCGAGTCGGCGGAGTATCGCCGGCTGCCGGAGGTGTTGCGGACCCTGTTCGAGGCCCGCGGGTCGGTGATCGATACCTCGCCGATGTACGGGCGGGCGGAGGCGGTGACGGGGGAGCTGCTTGCTGCGGGCGGGCTGCGCAACCGCGCCTTCGTCGCGACCAAGGTGTGGACGCGCGGGCGGGCCGAGGGGATTCGGCAGATGCAGGAGTCGATGCGGCTGCTGCAGGTGGAACGCCTGGATTTGATGCAGGTGCATAACCTGGTCGACTGGCGCGTGCACCTGTCGACGCTGCGCGCCTGGCAGGCCGCGGCGCGCGTGCGTTATATCGGCATCACGCATTACACGAGCGGTGCCTATGGCGAGCTGGAGGCGGTGATGCGCGAGGCACAGTTCGACTTCCTGCAGGTCAATTATTCGGTCGACGAACGGGAGGCGGAGCGGCGCATCCTGCCGCTGGCGGCCGAGCGCGGCATGGCGGTGCTGATCAACAGGCCCTTCGGCGGCGGCGGGGTGTTGCGCCGCCTGCGTGAGCGGCCGCTGCCGCCGTGGGCGGCGGAGATCGGGGCGACAAGCTGGGCGCAGGTGCTGTTGAAGTTCGTGTTGAGCCATCCGGCCGTGACCTGCGCGATTCCGGGGACCGGGCGGCCGGAGCACATGGTGGACAACGTGCGTGCGGCCATCGGCACGCTTCCCGATGCGGCGTTCTGGAAGCGCCATATCGATTCGATCGACGCCTGAGCACTTTGGCCCGGAGGCCAGGAGGGGGATGGGATTCCGCCGCATCGGCTTGACCCATCCCGCCCCCAGCTCTCCCCTCGACGGGGAGGGAGCAACTGCTTTGACTCGGCCCGGCATGACGTAATCGACCGCCGGGTTCATATTGCTGCGGAGGCAAGCATGACTACGCGTTTCCGTTCCGATGCGGTCCCCGATCCCCGGCGCCGCAACTTGATCCTTGCCGCCGCGGCGACGGTTGCGCTGGCCATGCTGCCGCGTGCTGCGTTTGGCGCGTCGGACGGTTTCCGCATCGGCATCATCGGCACCGGGCGGATCGGCGGCGCGCTGGCCGAGCTGTGGGCGAGGGCCGGTCACGAGTTGCTGATCTCGTCGCGCCATCCGGACGACCTGAAGCCCCTCGCCGCACGCCTGGGCGCGAACGTGCGGATCGGCACGCCGCGCGAGGCGGCGGAATTCGGCGACGTCGTGCTGATTGCGGTGCCCTACGGGGCGCTGCCTCAGGTGGGACGCGACTATGCGGGGCTGATGGCGAGGAAGGTGGTGCTGGAAACCGGCAATCCGCGACGCGAGCGCGACGGACCGATGGCGACGCCGGCATTGGAGCGGGGCACCGGGGTGGCGTCGGCCGAATACCTGCCCGGCGTGCGCCTGGTGCGGGCCTTCACGTCTGTGCCGCATACCGCGCTGCGCGGTGAGGCGCATCGTGACGGCGAGCGTATCGGCGTGCCGCTCGCGGCCGACGACCGCGACGCGCTGGCGGTTGCCGCGCGCCTGGTCGAGGACGCCGGCTTCGAGCCGGTGCCGGTCGGGGGGCTGGCGCGTGCCAGGGATTTCGATGTCGGTTCGCCGGTGTTCGGCCGGGCGCTGACGGCGCGCGAGCTGCGGCAGGTGATGGGCGTCGCGCGCTGAGGACGGGTGGGCGATGTTCGGGGCGCTCGTCCGTCGGGTGGTGCCGGTTCGCGAGGGCGAGACGCTGCCCTTGCTGCTCGCGACCGCCTGCGGCTTCGCGATTCTGTATTCCTACTACCTGTTGCGTCCGGTGCGCGACGAGATCGGCGCGGCGGACCGCGGCAATCTGCAGATCCTGTGGACCGCCGTGTTCGTCGTGATGCTGCTGGCGGTGCCGCTGTATTCGGCGGCGGTGGCGCGCTGGCCGCGGGCGGTGTTCGTGCCGCTGGCGAACCGCTTCTTCGCGGCCAACCTGCTCGCCTTCTATGCCGCGCTGTATCTGCTGCCCGAGTCGGCGCGGGCATGGATAGACCGCGTGTTCTACGTGTGGACGAGCGTGTTCGCGCTGTTCGTCGTCACGGTGTTCTGGGGCTTCGTCGCGGATCTCTTCCGTCACGAACAGGGCAAGCGCCTGTTCGGCTTCATCGCGGTCGGCTCCTCGCTCGGCGGCATCGCGGGGTCGGCGACGACCGCGGTGCTGGCGCAGCATGTGCCGGTGTTCCTGCTCCTGCTGATCGCCGTGCTGCCGCTGGAGGCGGCGTCGTGGTGCACGCGGGCGCTCGATCGCCATGCGCAACGCCGGCCGGCTGTGCTCGCACGCGAACCGGAGGCGCGCATCGGCGGCAGCGCGTGGAGCGGGGCGCCGCTCGTGTTCCGTTCCCCGGCCTTGCTGCGCATCGCACTGTGGCTGCTGCTGATGACCTTCGCCTCGACCATCCTGTACTTCGTCCAGGCGCACATGCTCGGCGAGGCCTATTCCGACCGGGCGCTGCGGCGGGTCTTCCTCGCCCGCGTGGATGCTGTCGTGAATGGGGTGACGATCGTGATGCAGGTCTGCCTCACCGCCCACATTCTGCATCGTATCGGGGTGGGGCTGACGCTGGCCCTGCTCCCGGTCGTGGCGCTCGTCGGTTTCGTGGTGCTCGGCATTGCGCCAGCACTCGCCGCGCTGGTGGCCGTGCGCGTGCTCTACGACAGCACCCGCCATGCGCTCGCAAAGCCTGCACGCGAGGTGCTGTTCACGCTGGTCGGTCGTGAGGAGCGATACAAGGCCAAGACCTTCATCGACGCCGTGGTGTATCGCGGCGGCGATCTTGCGAGCGGCTGGATCTACGCGGGGCTCGCGGCCTTGGGTCTGTCAGTGGGCGCGATCGCGCTGGCTGCAGTGCCGTTGACGGGCTGCTGGATCCTGGTCGCGCGTCAACTGGG
This genomic interval carries:
- a CDS encoding OsmC domain/YcaO domain-containing protein gives rise to the protein MEIKVNFLDKLRLEAKFDDFTVVADQPIRYKGDGSAPGPFDYFLASSALCAAYFVKLYCDTRNIPTENIRLSQNNIVDPEDRYKQIFKIQVELPENISATDRQGILRSVERCTVKRVVQTGPEFVIEEVENLDADAQALLTLNPDSDVSTYIAGKDLPLEKTIANMSGVLADLGIKIEIASWRNLVPNVWSLHIRDAHSPMCFTNGKGATKESALASALGEFIERLNCNHFYNDQFWGEDIANAAFVHYPNERWFIPGPDDALPTEILDEYCLQIYNPDGELRGSHLYDTNSGNVQRGICSLPYVRQSDGAVVYFPANLIDNLFLSNGMSAGNSLAEAQVQCLSEIFERAVKREILEGEIALPDVPNEVLKKYPGILAGIEELEKQGFPVLVKDASLGGEFPVMCVTLMNPRTGGVFASFGAHPSLEVALERSLTELLQGRSFEGLNDLPQPTFESNAVTEPNNFVEHFIDSSGVVSWRFFSSKADYDFVEWDFSGQGANSNAEEAATLFGILEDMGKEVYMAVHDQLGATACRILVPGYSEVYPVEDLIWDNTNKALLFRADILNLHRLDDASLGALLERLEDSELDDYTDIITLIGIEFDENTAWGQLTLLELKLLINLALKQFEAAKEQVEAFLQYNENTAERGLLYQALNVVLEVLLDDDLELDDYEVNFRRMFGNPRMDAVIGAVDGSVRFFGLTPTSTKLEGLDRHQRLIDSYKKLHIARANMAA
- a CDS encoding aldo/keto reductase, with protein sequence MSGPSSPMIAGRGMTRAEFLRLAAGAAAGLLVGGGARAQTPDESSGAAMPTRSIPSTQEPLPVIGLGTYVGFDVPRESAEYRRLPEVLRTLFEARGSVIDTSPMYGRAEAVTGELLAAGGLRNRAFVATKVWTRGRAEGIRQMQESMRLLQVERLDLMQVHNLVDWRVHLSTLRAWQAAARVRYIGITHYTSGAYGELEAVMREAQFDFLQVNYSVDEREAERRILPLAAERGMAVLINRPFGGGGVLRRLRERPLPPWAAEIGATSWAQVLLKFVLSHPAVTCAIPGTGRPEHMVDNVRAAIGTLPDAAFWKRHIDSIDA
- a CDS encoding NADPH-dependent F420 reductase, which produces MTTRFRSDAVPDPRRRNLILAAAATVALAMLPRAAFGASDGFRIGIIGTGRIGGALAELWARAGHELLISSRHPDDLKPLAARLGANVRIGTPREAAEFGDVVLIAVPYGALPQVGRDYAGLMARKVVLETGNPRRERDGPMATPALERGTGVASAEYLPGVRLVRAFTSVPHTALRGEAHRDGERIGVPLAADDRDALAVAARLVEDAGFEPVPVGGLARARDFDVGSPVFGRALTARELRQVMGVAR
- a CDS encoding NTP/NDP exchange transporter, which codes for MFGALVRRVVPVREGETLPLLLATACGFAILYSYYLLRPVRDEIGAADRGNLQILWTAVFVVMLLAVPLYSAAVARWPRAVFVPLANRFFAANLLAFYAALYLLPESARAWIDRVFYVWTSVFALFVVTVFWGFVADLFRHEQGKRLFGFIAVGSSLGGIAGSATTAVLAQHVPVFLLLLIAVLPLEAASWCTRALDRHAQRRPAVLAREPEARIGGSAWSGAPLVFRSPALLRIALWLLLMTFASTILYFVQAHMLGEAYSDRALRRVFLARVDAVVNGVTIVMQVCLTAHILHRIGVGLTLALLPVVALVGFVVLGIAPALAALVAVRVLYDSTRHALAKPAREVLFTLVGREERYKAKTFIDAVVYRGGDLASGWIYAGLAALGLSVGAIALAAVPLTGCWILVARQLGRWDELDRT